The DNA sequence ACTCTCCGGGATCGGAATGCCCTACGAAATCGTCCTCGTCGAGGACGGCGGCAAGGACGGGGCTTGGGACGTGATTCGCAGGCTCGCCGCTTCCGATCCGAAGGTCAGGGGCATCCGGCTCAGCCGCAATTACGGCCAACACAACGCCCTGCTCTGCGGTATTCGGGAGGCGCGACAAGAGATCATCCTGACCCTCGACGACGACCTTCAGCATCCTCCCTCGGAAATTCCCAAACTGCTCGCGAAGCTTCAAGAGGGCTACGACGTGGTCTACGGCATCCCTTCGGAGCGGGTCCATGGAAGGGGTCGATTGCTCGCCACTAAGGCCGCCAAATGGGCGCTCAAAAACCTTCTGCGGGTCGGCAGCGCCGACTATGCCGGCGCCTTCCGGCTGTTTCGGGCCTCCCTGCGGGAGGGGTTTGCGGAGTGCCGGGGGTCGTACGTCTCCGTCGACGTCCTGTTGGGGTGGTGCACGGACTCCTTCGCCTCCGTTGCCGTCCACCTCCGCGAGCGCAAGTTCGGCCGCTCGCATTACGGGTTGGGGAAGCTGGTCGCGCACACTTTCAATATGGTGACCGGTTACAGCGCCTTCCCCTTGCAGATTGCGAGTTGGATCGGCTTTTTCTTCACCCTTTTCGGAATCGGGGTACTGACTTTCGTGCTTGCCCGGTATTTATGGTCCGGGCGGTCCGTCCCCGGCTTCGCTTTCCTGGCTTCCATCATCGCCATCTTTTCCGGAGCCCAGCTTTTCACGCTGGGGATTTTCGGAGAGTACCTGGCGCGCATGTATTACCGGATGTTGGGCCGTCCAACCTATGTCGTGAAGACCAGAACCGGGCAGGGCGATTGACTGGAGAAGCGGGACCTTCGCCCGCCGAGACGATAATCCTTGCCATTCCCGGATTGGGAGAATAGTTGGGGCCTCGCGGGTCGGGAGCCATCCTGATATGGAAACGCCTTGCGAATATTTGGAGTGGGACTCGCGATTCTTCGGCAAGAGGATCGCGAGGGTGCGCGGCGATCGACTGGAGGAGGCTTCGGTCGAGTCGGTCTTGCGTTGGTGCCGAGAAAACCGGATCGAAGGGCTCTACTTCCTCGCCGTGCCCGACGATCGCCGGACCCTGGAGTTGGCCGAAGCCCACGGCTTTCACCTTACGGACATCCGCGTCTCCCTGGAAAAACACCTCCACGGCCCCGAGGTCGGCCCCGCTCCGGATCTTTCCGGCCGGATCCGCCCGGTTTCCGATCCGGACCGACCGGCCCTCCTGGCCCTCGCCCAGGAAGCCTTCCGCCTGGGGAGATTTCACTATGATTCGCGCATCTCAAAGGAATCCGCCGACGCCCTCTATCGGGCCTGGCTCGAGCGTTGTCTCGAGGAAGCGCCCCAAGGGGTGTGGGTGGCGGAGGTCGGAGGGAAGCCCGCGGGCTTCGTCGCTTCGCGACGCGAGGAGGGCGATTGGGGGAGGATCGAGCTGCTCGCCCTCGAGCTCCGGCATCGCGGCCGGGGCCTTGGAGGCGCGCTCCTGACAACGGCATGTCGGGAACTCCAGCGGGAAAACCGGGCCGCCAAGGTTCGGACCGTCACTCAAGCGCGGAACGTAGCCGCGCTTCGCGCCTTTCACAAAAATGCCTTCATCGTCGAGGGGGTTCGGCTGTGGTACCACCGATGGTT is a window from the Deltaproteobacteria bacterium PRO3 genome containing:
- a CDS encoding glycosyltransferase family 2 protein; translation: MKGISAVVPVYQSESSLEELCGELAGTLSGIGMPYEIVLVEDGGKDGAWDVIRRLAASDPKVRGIRLSRNYGQHNALLCGIREARQEIILTLDDDLQHPPSEIPKLLAKLQEGYDVVYGIPSERVHGRGRLLATKAAKWALKNLLRVGSADYAGAFRLFRASLREGFAECRGSYVSVDVLLGWCTDSFASVAVHLRERKFGRSHYGLGKLVAHTFNMVTGYSAFPLQIASWIGFFFTLFGIGVLTFVLARYLWSGRSVPGFAFLASIIAIFSGAQLFTLGIFGEYLARMYYRMLGRPTYVVKTRTGQGD
- a CDS encoding GNAT family N-acetyltransferase, whose amino-acid sequence is METPCEYLEWDSRFFGKRIARVRGDRLEEASVESVLRWCRENRIEGLYFLAVPDDRRTLELAEAHGFHLTDIRVSLEKHLHGPEVGPAPDLSGRIRPVSDPDRPALLALAQEAFRLGRFHYDSRISKESADALYRAWLERCLEEAPQGVWVAEVGGKPAGFVASRREEGDWGRIELLALELRHRGRGLGGALLTTACRELQRENRAAKVRTVTQARNVAALRAFHKNAFIVEGVRLWYHRWFP